The following proteins come from a genomic window of Drosophila sulfurigaster albostrigata strain 15112-1811.04 chromosome X, ASM2355843v2, whole genome shotgun sequence:
- the LOC133848766 gene encoding serine/threonine-protein phosphatase Pgam5, mitochondrial isoform X2 — MRKFTAFACGTGAGLAAYYYQKLRDPQFVAHNSWTNSSQPVPDFALWDSNWDCRDPKSLVKPQKNDMPQEQNRYNSELEKSVPKYARHIILIRHGEYLDIGETDETHHLTDRGRLQAKYTGKRLHELGIKWDKVIASNMVRAQETADIILNEIDYDRSKVTNCAFLREGAPIPPQPPVGHWKPEASFYRDGARIEAAFRRYFHRAPPEQDKETHTLIVGHGNVIRYFVCRALQFPAEAWLRININHASITWLTISPSGNVSIRYLGDSGFLPAKQLTNRIPRQAKNVV; from the exons ATGCGCAAGTTCACAGCGTTTGCTTGCGGCACAGGCGCCGGCCTTGCCGCTTATTATTACCAAAAGCTGCGCGATCCACAATTTGTGGCACACAACTCGTGGACGAACAGTTCGCAGCCGGTGCCGGATTTTGCGCTGTGGGACAGCAACTGGGATTGTCGTGACCCGAAGAGTCTGGTGAAACCGCAAAAGAACGATATGCCGCAGGAGCAGAATCGCTACAACAGCGAACTGGAGAAATCGGTGCCGAAATACGCACGTCACATCATCCTGATACGACACGGCGAGTACCTGGACATTGGTGAGACAGATGAGACGCATCATTTGACGGATCGCGGTCGCCTGCAGGCCAAGTACACGGGCAAGCGACTGCACGAGCTGGGCATCAAGTGGGACAAGGTGATTGCATCGAATATGGTGCGTGCCCAGGAGACAGCTGATATCATCCTAAATGAGATCGACTACGATCGCAGCAAGGTGACCAATTGTGCGTTCCTCCGCGAGGGAGCTCCAATACCCCCACAGCCGCCAGTGGGTCACTGGAAGCCCGAGGCATCG TTTTATCGCGATGGCGCACGCATTGAGGCCGCCTTCCGACGCTACTTCCATCGGGCGCCGCCAGAGCAGGACAAGGAGACGCACACACTGATCGTGGGCCATGGCAATGTCATACGCTACTTTGTCTGTCGTGCTCTCCAATTTCCCGCCGAGGCGTGGCTGCGCATCAACATCAATCACGCCTCAATCACATGGCTAACGATCAGTCCATCGGGCAATGTCTCCATACGTTATCTGGGCGATTCGGGCTTCCTCCCGGCCAAGCAGCTCACCAATCGCATACCGCGTCAGGCCAAGAATGTTGTCTAG
- the LOC133848765 gene encoding probable serine/threonine-protein kinase kinX isoform X2 encodes MFNNQATQHKQSQLLNPFSHDGRATSPKPTFSKDQYGKPLAGSLTEMRGQKANMHVMKEMLELCQIIDSEGYQVKDEPSMRVIPFGELFNIYNYISDKVVGILLRARKHKLLEFEGEMLYQRRDDDVPIFLLRPIKQIRQELNEKIEDIKRGASPAPQSTSVLLDKSAHEQKLKVAANERQSKSRTPSPAVKAKAKSKSPSPSAAAKPTEQEAATSPAAVAPTVVEEPKAATTVEEPKAATTVEQPAAAVIIEQPTSLPAVEITPVPAESTEQVEPASAVESASEVPAPTQAVEATAEVPAPVAPAEVEAAPVVVEATTEDTASQAAAAPVDAPIVVDDLPTIIVEASATFVRTVSVDKLETPIETEAAESA; translated from the exons ATGTTCAACAATCAGGCGACACAGCACAAGCAGTCGCAGTTATTGAATCCCTTTTCGCACGATGGACGCGCCACATCGCCGAAGCCAACGTTCTCCAAGGATCAGTATGGCAAACCCTTGGCCGGCAGTCTGACTGAGATGCGTGGCCAGAAGGCCAACATGCATGTGATGAAGGAAATGCTCGAGTTGTGCCAGATCATTGACTCCGAGGGCTATCAAGTGAAGGATGAGCCCAGCATGCGCGTCATTCCCTTTGGCGAATTATTCAAC ATTTACAACTACATCTCCGACAAGGTGGTCGGTATTTTGTTGCGCGCTCGCAAGCACAAGCTGCTGGAATTCGAAGGTGAAATGCTGTATCAGCGACGTGATGACGATGTGCCCATCTTTCTGCTGCGACCCATTAAGCAGATACGTCAGGAGCTCAACGAGAAGATCGAGGACATCAAGCGTGGCGCAAGTCCAGCGCCACAGTCCACCTCGGTGCTCCTTGATAAGTCGGCGCATGAGCAGAAGCTGAAAGTGGCCGCCAACGAACGTCAGTCGAAGTCACGCACGCCATCGCCGGCGGTTAAAGCGAAAGCCAAGTCAAAGTCACCATCGCCAAGTGCAGCAGCGAAACCAACAGAACAAGAGGCAGCCACAAGTCCAGCAGCTGTAGCTCCAACAGTTGTCGAGGAGCCAAAGGCAGCTACAACAGTTGAGGAGCCAAAGGCAGCTACAACAGTTGAGCAGCCAGCTGCAGCCGTGATCATTGAGCAGCCTACTTCTTTGCCAGCAGTTGAGATCACACCAGTTCCAGCAGAGAGCACAGAGCAAGTGGAGCCAGCCAGCGCAGTCGAAAGTGCTTCAGAAGTGCCGGCTCCAACACAAGCTGTGGAAGCCACCGCCGAGGTGCCAGCTCCAGTTGCTccagctgaagttgaagctgctccagttgttgttgaagcTACCACTGAAGACACTGcaagccaagcagcagcagctcctgtTGATGCTCCTATTGTAGTCGATGATTTGCCCACAATAATCGTTGAAGCCTCCGCCACATTTGTGCGCACGGTCAGCGTGGATAAGCTGGAGACGCCAATAGAAACAGAAGCTGCTGAGAGTGCCTAA
- the LOC133847375 gene encoding protein MMS22-like translates to MDYDLFQSDDDEEILTAYLEASQQPQQAATIEQRLDYDNGYEDIDDDEDGAALDVLPEFNCTGRDTVKSQLDFPSNSFMRNGYTLNALPPRSRIDNLRFDFEPKQLKICLVLRYLHGEACKNVQKLCAAVAGQQQLQTKSTANWFAMRQQVTHFYHLLLHEQQTPEGQAELCALLQLRQLLNSCLDAAAWRILYFAEHSKGNDCTTPAYHLYHGALEWRLLDLCVQRKLQDQPEAQPSYEAQLSRLLDDLVLCSQLHYRSKQSVQLLHTSAFMCRCSKELWLLLQQQADFWPRFHCSMQRHKATQLPMDATLSYHEFYAWLRLSVARLATQDGQQLTAEALQTGCLLQQFLAASPSEQQRRVYLCLLAPLHLDADVLCQLWESLHRSLNCQFNQSTQPQLDQLPLTLPSGAAYLQRYRQLLQSGGELEDLNLNSFTLFALLLGKTLARTQSQKLLGRIFSKFSAAKLLALNECGIHHVIELFLCLLLSHQGDFAELASKLREMLLCLALDKLSVPRRQLTAKGHMALLLLHAERRQPLEDYIGKLLLQLSTIRNDLDVCAIYASCLPTIFELSSPDFGHGEQLLLGPWLTHYLEHSGQAAQERVWQAMHSLCQRLRATSTGGGGGGMWQALQQHVLPQLRLQYVSGFSSWLPRLAAQFVLLDSSRKLLTSLLQDAEPVNLAASAQLLLQVIELGLQPTAEQLIQVWLKSLVLLQPQHADVRQLTPHILELAEMRTLELTASALESREPLCAFFGALGRRAQQPDAVAHVRMQLSHKLHAYVAHFERWHVESCASRFYNFIAIVIYNCATLAYVRSKPSCFLHVALTRFLLPTQLQAGVAPEARLLPLFNKIFPVLLQGLGRLPYRQDAYLTRTLEQLVLHWTPHFAYTTNAKLVARPYATLLQADAAAGELSQFVLQQLAQQFLSVQRSQPGQHVRLVLSLLQQLIVGLQEATLDAERQLLTLLKAVHVPLLEHIMFVGEHESSRLQVLQLYRLLVAQTLFQRSPEAQAHCCNDLRSLAEKHLAHCTYFYFQMLIKLAELAPQLFASLFDFVREQALSVELKRGAGEDCGIRKCLQRLQQVLQGS, encoded by the exons ATGGATTACGATCTGTTTCAATCGGATGACGATGAGGAGATACTTACCGCCTACCTAGAAGCCtcacagcagccacagcaagcTGCCACTATAGAGCAAAGATTGGATTATGATAATGGCTATGAAGatattgatgatgatgaagatggaGCTGCGCTCGATGTGCTGCCCGAATTTAATTGCACTGGACGCGATACGGTGAAGAGTCAGCTGGACTTTCCCAGCAACAGTTTTATGCGCAATGGCTACACATTGAATGCGTTGCCGCCGCGCAGTCGCATTGATAATCTACGCTTCGATTTTGAGCCCAAGCAACTGAAGATTTGCCTTGTCTTGCGTTACTTGCACGGCGAAGCGTG CAAGAATGTGCAGAAACTGTGTGCCGCCGTCGCaggacagcaacagctgcaaacaAAGTCGACGGCAAATTGGTTTGCAATGCGTCAACAGGTGACGCACTTCTATCACCTGCTGCTGCACGAGCAGCAGACACCTGAGGGCCAAGCTGAGCTGTGCGCACTGCTGCAACTACGCCAGCTGCTCAACAGCTGCCTGGATGCGGCGGCATGGCGGATTCTCTACTTTGCGGAGCACAGCAAGGGCAACGATTGCACAACGCCCGCTTATCATTTGTACCACGGCGCACTCGAGTGGCGACTGCTCGATCTGTGTGTGCAGCGCAAGCTGCAGGATCAGCCCGAGGCACAGCCCAGCTACGAGGCGCAACTGTCGCGACTGCTCGACGATCTGGTGCTCTGCAGTCAGCTGCATTATCGCAGCAAGCAGAGCGTCCAGCTGCTGCACACCTCGGCTTTCATGTGTCGCTGCAGCAAGgagctgtggctgctgctgcagcagcaagcgGACTTTTGGCCGCGCTTCCATTGCTCGATGCAACGCCACAAGGCAACGCAGCTGCCAA TGGATGCCACTTTGAGTTACCATGAGTTCTATGCCTGGCTGCGTTTGAGCGTCGCCCGCTTGGCCACCCAAGATGGACAACAGCTCACGGCAGAGGCGTTACAAACCGGTTGTCTGCTGCAGCAGTTTCTGGCTGCCTCACCAAGCGAGCAGCAGCGTCGCGTTTACTTGTGTTTGCTGGCCCCGCTGCATCTCGATGCGGATGTGCTCTGCCAGCTGTGGGAATCGTTGCATCGCTCGCTCAACTGTCAGTTCAATCAATCGACACAGCCGCAGCTGGATCAACTGCCATTGACGTTGCCAAGCGGCGCTGCCTATTTGCAACGCTATCGCCAGCTGCTTCAGAGCGGAGGGGAGCTCGAGGATTTGAATCTGAACAGCTTCACgctgtttgctttgctgctgggCAAGACGCTGGCCAGGACACAATCGCAGAAGCTGCTCGGACGCATCTTTAGCAAATTCAGCGCTGCCAAATTGTTGGCCCTCAACGAATGCGGCATTCATCATGTGATCGAACTCTTCCTctgtctgctgctgtcgcaTCAAGGCGACTTCGCTGAGCTCGCCTCCAAGCTGCGCGAGATGCTTCTCTGCCTGGCGCTGGACAAGCTGAGCGTTCCGCGTCGCCAGCTGACGGCCAAGGGACACatggcgctgctgttgctgcatgcGGAGCGTCGTCAGCCGCTCGAGGATTACATTGGCAAGTTGCTCCTGCAGCTCTCGACGATACGCAACGATCTCGATGTGTGCGCCATTTATGCCAGCTGCTTGCCAACGATCTTCGAGCTCTCCAGCCCAGACTTTGGACACGGCGAGCAACTGCTGCTGGGACCTTGGCTAACGCATTATCTGGAGCACAGCGGGCAGGCGGCGCAGGAGCGCGTCTGGCAGGCGATGCACTCACTCTGCCAGCGATTGCGTGCCACCTCGactggcggtggcggtggtggcatgtggcaggcgTTGCAGCAACATGTGCTGCCACAGCTGAGGCTGCAGTACGTCAGCGGCTTTAGCAGCTGGCTGCCCAGGTTGGCGGCCCAATTCGTGCTCCTCGACAGCAGCCGAAAGCTGCTCACATCGCTGCTGCAGGATGCGGAACCCGTTAACCTGGCGGCCAGCGCCCAGTTGCTGCTCCAAGTCATCGAACTGGGCTTGCAACCGACGGCCGAGCAGCTCATCCAAGTGTGGCTCAAGTCGCTGGTGCTGCTTCAGCCGCAACACGCCGACGTCCGTCAACTGACGCCGCATATCCTTGAGCTGGCCGAGATGCGGACACTCGAGTTGACAGCCTCGGCTCTGGAGTCACGTGAGCCGCTGTGCGCGTTCTTTGGGGCGTTGGGACGTCGCGCCCAGCAGCCGGATGCAGTGGCGCATGTGCGCATGCAACTCAGCCACAAGTTGCACGCCTATGTGGCGCACTTCGAGCGTTGGCACGTCGAGTCGTGTGCCTCGCGCTTCTACAACTTCATTGCGATTGTCATCTACAATTGTGCCACGCTCGCTTACGTTCGCTCCAAGCCGAGTTGCTTCCTCCACGTCGCGCTGACCCGCTTCCTGCTGCCCACACAGCTGCAGGCGGGCGTGGCACCCGAGGCACGTTTGTTGCCACTGTTCAACAAGATCTTTCCGGTGCTGTTGCAGGGACTCGGTCGGCTGCCATATCGCCAGGATGCGTATCTAACGCGCACCTTGGAGCAGCTCGTGCTCCACTGGACGCCGCATTTCGCCTACACAACGAATGCCAAACTTGTGGCACGTCCGTATGCCACGCTGTTGCAagcagatgctgctgctggcgagTTGTCGCAATTTGTGCTGCAGCAGTTGGCTCAACAGTTCCTCAGCGTGCAACGCAGCCAGCCGGGGCAACATGTGCGTCTTGTGTTGAgtctgctgcagcagctgatcGTGGGACTCCAGGAGGCGACTCTCGATGCTGAGCGACAGCTGTTGACCCTGTTGAAGGCGGTCCATGTGCCGCTGCTGGAGCACATCATGTTTGTGGGCGAACACGAGTCGAGTCGCCTCCAAGTGTTGCAACTCTATCGCTTGCTGGTGGCTCAAACGCTCTTCCAACGCTCGCCGGAGGCTCAAGCGCATTGCTGCAACGATCTTCGATCGCTGGCCGAGAAGCATTTGGCCCATTGCACCTACTTCTATTTCCAAATGCTGATCAAGCTCGCCGAGCTCGCGCCTCAGCTCTTCGCCTCCCTCTTCGACTTTGTGCGCGAGCAGGCGCTCAGCGTGGAGTTGAAACGCGGCGCTGGCGAGGATTGCGGCATACGCAAGTGCTTGCAACGACTCCAGCAGGTGTTGCAAGGCAGCTAA
- the LOC133848766 gene encoding serine/threonine-protein phosphatase Pgam5, mitochondrial isoform X1 gives MRKFTAFACGTGAGLAAYYYQKLRDPQFVAHNSWTNSSQPVPDFALWDSNWDCRDPKSLVKPQKNDMPQEQNRYNSELEKSVPKYARHIILIRHGEYLDIGETDETHHLTDRGRLQAKYTGKRLHELGIKWDKVIASNMVRAQETADIILNEIDYDRSKVTNCAFLREGAPIPPQPPVGHWKPEASQFYRDGARIEAAFRRYFHRAPPEQDKETHTLIVGHGNVIRYFVCRALQFPAEAWLRININHASITWLTISPSGNVSIRYLGDSGFLPAKQLTNRIPRQAKNVV, from the exons ATGCGCAAGTTCACAGCGTTTGCTTGCGGCACAGGCGCCGGCCTTGCCGCTTATTATTACCAAAAGCTGCGCGATCCACAATTTGTGGCACACAACTCGTGGACGAACAGTTCGCAGCCGGTGCCGGATTTTGCGCTGTGGGACAGCAACTGGGATTGTCGTGACCCGAAGAGTCTGGTGAAACCGCAAAAGAACGATATGCCGCAGGAGCAGAATCGCTACAACAGCGAACTGGAGAAATCGGTGCCGAAATACGCACGTCACATCATCCTGATACGACACGGCGAGTACCTGGACATTGGTGAGACAGATGAGACGCATCATTTGACGGATCGCGGTCGCCTGCAGGCCAAGTACACGGGCAAGCGACTGCACGAGCTGGGCATCAAGTGGGACAAGGTGATTGCATCGAATATGGTGCGTGCCCAGGAGACAGCTGATATCATCCTAAATGAGATCGACTACGATCGCAGCAAGGTGACCAATTGTGCGTTCCTCCGCGAGGGAGCTCCAATACCCCCACAGCCGCCAGTGGGTCACTGGAAGCCCGAGGCATCG CAGTTTTATCGCGATGGCGCACGCATTGAGGCCGCCTTCCGACGCTACTTCCATCGGGCGCCGCCAGAGCAGGACAAGGAGACGCACACACTGATCGTGGGCCATGGCAATGTCATACGCTACTTTGTCTGTCGTGCTCTCCAATTTCCCGCCGAGGCGTGGCTGCGCATCAACATCAATCACGCCTCAATCACATGGCTAACGATCAGTCCATCGGGCAATGTCTCCATACGTTATCTGGGCGATTCGGGCTTCCTCCCGGCCAAGCAGCTCACCAATCGCATACCGCGTCAGGCCAAGAATGTTGTCTAG
- the LOC133848765 gene encoding probable serine/threonine-protein kinase kinX isoform X1, producing MTDVSHELGALRFVVDSPLSSKVAMFNNQATQHKQSQLLNPFSHDGRATSPKPTFSKDQYGKPLAGSLTEMRGQKANMHVMKEMLELCQIIDSEGYQVKDEPSMRVIPFGELFNIYNYISDKVVGILLRARKHKLLEFEGEMLYQRRDDDVPIFLLRPIKQIRQELNEKIEDIKRGASPAPQSTSVLLDKSAHEQKLKVAANERQSKSRTPSPAVKAKAKSKSPSPSAAAKPTEQEAATSPAAVAPTVVEEPKAATTVEEPKAATTVEQPAAAVIIEQPTSLPAVEITPVPAESTEQVEPASAVESASEVPAPTQAVEATAEVPAPVAPAEVEAAPVVVEATTEDTASQAAAAPVDAPIVVDDLPTIIVEASATFVRTVSVDKLETPIETEAAESA from the exons ATGACCGATGTATCGCATGAATTAGGAGCCCTGCGCTTCGTGGTG GATTCGCCGCTATCGTCGAAGGTGGCCATGTTCAACAATCAGGCGACACAGCACAAGCAGTCGCAGTTATTGAATCCCTTTTCGCACGATGGACGCGCCACATCGCCGAAGCCAACGTTCTCCAAGGATCAGTATGGCAAACCCTTGGCCGGCAGTCTGACTGAGATGCGTGGCCAGAAGGCCAACATGCATGTGATGAAGGAAATGCTCGAGTTGTGCCAGATCATTGACTCCGAGGGCTATCAAGTGAAGGATGAGCCCAGCATGCGCGTCATTCCCTTTGGCGAATTATTCAAC ATTTACAACTACATCTCCGACAAGGTGGTCGGTATTTTGTTGCGCGCTCGCAAGCACAAGCTGCTGGAATTCGAAGGTGAAATGCTGTATCAGCGACGTGATGACGATGTGCCCATCTTTCTGCTGCGACCCATTAAGCAGATACGTCAGGAGCTCAACGAGAAGATCGAGGACATCAAGCGTGGCGCAAGTCCAGCGCCACAGTCCACCTCGGTGCTCCTTGATAAGTCGGCGCATGAGCAGAAGCTGAAAGTGGCCGCCAACGAACGTCAGTCGAAGTCACGCACGCCATCGCCGGCGGTTAAAGCGAAAGCCAAGTCAAAGTCACCATCGCCAAGTGCAGCAGCGAAACCAACAGAACAAGAGGCAGCCACAAGTCCAGCAGCTGTAGCTCCAACAGTTGTCGAGGAGCCAAAGGCAGCTACAACAGTTGAGGAGCCAAAGGCAGCTACAACAGTTGAGCAGCCAGCTGCAGCCGTGATCATTGAGCAGCCTACTTCTTTGCCAGCAGTTGAGATCACACCAGTTCCAGCAGAGAGCACAGAGCAAGTGGAGCCAGCCAGCGCAGTCGAAAGTGCTTCAGAAGTGCCGGCTCCAACACAAGCTGTGGAAGCCACCGCCGAGGTGCCAGCTCCAGTTGCTccagctgaagttgaagctgctccagttgttgttgaagcTACCACTGAAGACACTGcaagccaagcagcagcagctcctgtTGATGCTCCTATTGTAGTCGATGATTTGCCCACAATAATCGTTGAAGCCTCCGCCACATTTGTGCGCACGGTCAGCGTGGATAAGCTGGAGACGCCAATAGAAACAGAAGCTGCTGAGAGTGCCTAA